In Providencia rettgeri, the following proteins share a genomic window:
- the ibaG gene encoding BolA family iron metabolism protein IbaG, which yields MDTNEIKQVLMEKLSLNEAIVTGDGSHFQVIAVGDMFDGMSRVKQQQAIYAPLMEYIADNRIHALSIKAYTPAQWERDRKLSGF from the coding sequence ATGGATACCAACGAAATTAAGCAAGTATTGATGGAAAAACTGTCTCTGAATGAGGCTATTGTTACTGGTGATGGTAGCCACTTTCAGGTTATTGCTGTCGGTGACATGTTTGACGGTATGAGCCGTGTTAAGCAACAGCAAGCAATTTATGCGCCTTTAATGGAGTATATTGCGGATAACCGCATTCATGCTCTGTCTATTAAAGCGTACACCCCTGCGCAATGGGAGCGCGATCGTAAACTTAGTGGCTTTTGA
- the mlaB gene encoding lipid asymmetry maintenance protein MlaB yields the protein MSQLLAWEVNETTLYLTGTLDRDSLMSFWDKKNSSLEQVENIDVSGLKHVDSTGLAMLVRLKSEFQAKNRSLNITGVSDNLNTLIELYGVQAIILN from the coding sequence ATGAGTCAGTTGTTAGCATGGGAAGTCAATGAAACAACGCTGTATCTCACTGGGACATTAGACCGTGATTCGTTAATGTCGTTTTGGGATAAAAAAAATTCATCGCTGGAACAGGTTGAAAATATAGATGTTTCTGGTCTTAAGCACGTGGACTCAACTGGGTTAGCGATGCTAGTTCGTTTAAAAAGTGAATTCCAAGCTAAAAACCGTTCACTGAATATTACCGGTGTTAGCGATAACTTAAATACATTGATTGAACTGTATGGGGTTCAAGCGATTATCCTCAATTAG
- the mlaC gene encoding phospholipid-binding protein MlaC — translation MFKRLMMVAMLAIAPFAMAVDQTNPYKLMDEAAAKTFNRLKSEQPKIKQDPEYLRTIVREELLPYVQVKYAGALVLGTYYKGATPAQREAYFKAFEDYLEQVYGQALAMYHGQTYQIAPEQPLGDKNIVAIRVTIIDTNGRPPVRLDFQWRKNSKTGYWQAYDMIAEGVSMITTKQNEWGDILRKQGVDGLTKQLEISAKAPITLEETK, via the coding sequence ATGTTTAAACGTTTAATGATGGTTGCTATGTTGGCCATTGCGCCATTTGCCATGGCAGTAGACCAAACCAACCCTTATAAGTTAATGGATGAAGCGGCGGCGAAAACGTTTAACCGCTTGAAATCAGAGCAACCCAAAATTAAGCAAGACCCCGAGTATCTCAGAACAATTGTTCGTGAGGAATTACTACCTTATGTACAAGTTAAATATGCAGGGGCTTTGGTGCTAGGAACCTATTATAAAGGGGCTACCCCTGCCCAGCGCGAGGCTTACTTCAAAGCGTTTGAAGATTACCTTGAGCAAGTTTATGGCCAAGCATTGGCTATGTATCATGGCCAAACGTATCAAATTGCTCCAGAGCAACCTCTGGGTGATAAAAACATTGTGGCTATCCGTGTAACGATTATTGATACTAACGGCCGTCCTCCTGTACGTTTAGATTTTCAATGGCGCAAAAATAGCAAAACAGGTTATTGGCAAGCTTACGACATGATTGCAGAAGGTGTAAGCATGATCACAACTAAGCAAAATGAATGGGGTGATATTCTACGTAAACAGGGTGTCGATGGCTTAACAAAACAGTTAGAAATCAGTGCAAAAGCGCCAATTACTTTAGAAGAGACAAAGTAA
- the mlaD gene encoding outer membrane lipid asymmetry maintenance protein MlaD: MQSKKSEIWVGCFMLLAIAAIIFLCLKVADLKSIGSQSTYQVSASFENIGGLKEGSPIKVGGVVIGRVASITLDKKNYVPEVKIDLLSEYDNIPDSSSLSIRTSGLLGEQYIAMNIGPDDEELGIAILKNGGRLEDTKPAMVLEDLIGQFLYKSGDSQGAEPESTAQ; this comes from the coding sequence ATGCAAAGTAAAAAAAGTGAAATATGGGTTGGTTGTTTTATGTTGTTGGCGATTGCCGCAATTATCTTTTTGTGTTTAAAAGTCGCTGATTTAAAATCGATAGGAAGCCAATCCACCTATCAAGTATCAGCATCTTTTGAAAATATTGGTGGCTTAAAAGAAGGCTCTCCAATCAAAGTGGGCGGTGTGGTGATTGGTCGAGTTGCCAGTATCACATTAGATAAAAAAAATTATGTTCCTGAAGTGAAAATTGATTTATTGAGTGAATACGACAATATCCCTGATTCGAGTTCACTGTCAATTCGCACATCAGGTTTGTTGGGTGAACAGTATATTGCGATGAATATCGGCCCAGATGACGAAGAGTTAGGTATCGCAATCTTAAAAAATGGCGGGCGCCTTGAAGATACAAAGCCCGCGATGGTATTAGAAGACTTAATTGGCCAGTTTTTATATAAAAGTGGTGATAGCCAAGGTGCAGAGCCAGAGTCAACTGCACAGTAA
- the mlaE gene encoding lipid asymmetry maintenance ABC transporter permease subunit MlaE codes for MIIKAIAAFGRRWIDIFSAFGRAGYMLFRALLGKPEFRKQWPLLMKQLYAIGVQSLLIVAVSGLFIGMVLGLQGYLVLTTFSAEASLGMMVALSLLRELGPVVTALLFAGRAGSALTAEIGLMKATEQISSLEMMAVDPLRRVIAPRFWAGFISMPLLSLIFVAVGILGGALVGVDWKGIDEGFFWASMQSSIDWRLDLVNCVIKSLVFAITVTWIALFNGYDAIPTSEGISQATTRTVVHASLSVLGLDFVLTALMFGN; via the coding sequence ATGATAATAAAGGCGATAGCAGCCTTCGGACGCCGATGGATTGATATATTTTCCGCGTTTGGTCGAGCAGGCTACATGCTGTTTCGCGCCTTACTTGGCAAACCAGAGTTTCGTAAACAATGGCCATTATTGATGAAGCAATTGTACGCCATTGGTGTGCAGTCATTGCTGATCGTTGCCGTCTCTGGGTTATTTATTGGGATGGTTTTAGGGTTACAAGGTTACTTGGTTCTCACGACGTTTAGTGCTGAAGCTAGCTTAGGTATGATGGTGGCGCTTTCACTATTGCGTGAACTCGGCCCCGTTGTGACTGCGTTGTTGTTTGCCGGACGAGCGGGTTCTGCGTTAACCGCGGAAATTGGCTTAATGAAAGCCACTGAACAGATTTCTAGCCTTGAAATGATGGCCGTTGACCCCCTCAGGCGAGTCATTGCCCCACGTTTTTGGGCCGGTTTTATTAGTATGCCATTGTTATCTCTGATTTTTGTTGCTGTCGGTATTTTAGGTGGTGCATTAGTTGGGGTTGACTGGAAGGGTATTGATGAAGGCTTTTTCTGGGCTTCAATGCAATCTTCCATTGATTGGCGGTTAGATTTAGTCAACTGTGTGATTAAAAGCTTAGTCTTTGCCATCACGGTTACTTGGATCGCATTATTTAATGGCTATGATGCCATCCCAACTTCGGAAGGGATAAGCCAAGCTACAACAAGAACCGTTGTGCATGCGTCATTGTCTGTTTTAGGACTGGATTTCGTACTTACCGCACTGATGTTTGGGAACTAA
- the mlaF gene encoding phospholipid ABC transporter ATP-binding protein MlaF, with amino-acid sequence MQAQTDNLIEVRNMSFTRGDRKIFENINLTVPRGKITAIMGPSGIGKTTLLRLIGGQLRPNEGEIWFDGDNIPALSRSKLYQSRKKMSMLFQSGALFTDMDVFNNVAFPLREHTNLPESLIHTTVMMKLEAVGLRGAAKLMPSELSGGMARRAALARAIALDPNLIMFDEPFVGQDPITMGVLVKLIDELNQALGVTCVVVSHDVPEVLSIADNAYIVAQQHVIAQGTGEELRENQDPRVRQFLDGIADGPVPFRFPANDYLADLLG; translated from the coding sequence ATGCAAGCACAGACAGACAACTTAATTGAAGTACGGAACATGTCCTTTACTCGAGGAGATCGGAAAATATTTGAAAATATTAATCTGACTGTTCCTCGTGGGAAAATTACGGCAATTATGGGGCCGTCAGGGATCGGTAAAACCACATTACTGCGCTTGATTGGTGGGCAATTACGGCCAAATGAAGGTGAAATTTGGTTTGATGGTGACAATATTCCGGCTCTATCACGCTCAAAACTGTATCAGTCTCGTAAAAAGATGAGCATGCTGTTCCAGTCTGGAGCACTATTCACAGACATGGACGTATTCAATAATGTGGCTTTCCCGCTGCGTGAGCACACTAACCTGCCTGAATCGCTGATCCATACGACGGTGATGATGAAATTAGAGGCGGTTGGCTTGCGAGGCGCTGCCAAATTAATGCCATCTGAATTATCGGGTGGTATGGCTAGGCGGGCCGCTTTAGCGCGAGCTATTGCTCTAGACCCAAATTTAATCATGTTTGATGAGCCTTTTGTTGGTCAAGATCCGATTACTATGGGTGTTTTGGTTAAATTGATTGATGAGCTTAATCAGGCGCTGGGTGTCACCTGTGTCGTGGTTTCCCATGATGTTCCAGAGGTATTGAGCATCGCAGATAATGCTTATATTGTTGCGCAGCAGCATGTCATTGCTCAGGGAACGGGTGAAGAATTGCGTGAAAACCAAGACCCTCGTGTGCGACAATTCCTTGATGGTATTGCGGATGGGCCTGTTCCATTCCGTTTTCCCGCCAATGATTATCTAGCTGATTTATTAGGGTAA
- the kdsD gene encoding arabinose-5-phosphate isomerase KdsD, with amino-acid sequence MSNFDFQKVGKEVLHIEHEGLKNLEQYINTDFDRACQLIFNCEGKVVVMGMGKSGHIGRKIAATLASTGTPSFFVHPGEASHGDLGMITHKDVVLAISNSGESGEILALLPVLKRIKVPLICMTNNPDSNMGKYADVHLCIKVPQEACPLGLAPTTSTTATLVMGDALAIALLTARGFTANDFALSHPGGALGRKLLLLVRDLMNTGDDIPHIPKSASLREALVEITRKKLGMTVICDDDMNIEGIFTDGDLRRIFDMGIDLNNAKIADLMTPGGIRVSPTMLAVEALNLMQSRHVTSLLVANDNKLVGVLHMHDLLQAGVV; translated from the coding sequence ATGTCAAACTTCGATTTTCAGAAAGTAGGTAAAGAAGTTCTCCATATCGAACACGAAGGTCTAAAAAACCTCGAACAATATATCAATACTGATTTTGACCGCGCTTGCCAGCTTATTTTTAACTGTGAAGGCAAAGTCGTCGTAATGGGAATGGGGAAATCGGGGCATATTGGTCGTAAAATTGCAGCCACACTAGCGAGCACAGGTACGCCATCATTTTTTGTTCACCCAGGAGAAGCTAGCCACGGTGACCTTGGGATGATTACGCATAAAGATGTTGTGTTAGCCATTTCGAATTCAGGGGAGTCAGGGGAAATTTTGGCCCTGCTTCCTGTTTTAAAAAGAATTAAGGTTCCCTTAATCTGCATGACTAATAACCCTGATAGTAATATGGGGAAATATGCTGATGTGCATTTGTGCATCAAGGTGCCTCAAGAAGCCTGCCCTTTGGGGCTTGCACCTACCACAAGTACAACTGCGACGCTTGTGATGGGGGATGCATTAGCGATTGCCTTATTAACTGCACGCGGTTTCACGGCGAATGATTTTGCGCTTTCGCATCCAGGTGGCGCACTTGGGCGCAAACTTTTACTCCTCGTTCGTGATTTAATGAATACGGGTGATGATATCCCCCATATTCCTAAAAGCGCGTCTTTACGTGAGGCACTCGTGGAGATTACCCGCAAAAAACTGGGGATGACGGTCATTTGTGATGATGACATGAATATTGAAGGTATTTTCACTGATGGGGATTTACGCCGTATCTTTGATATGGGTATCGACCTGAATAACGCTAAAATTGCTGATTTAATGACACCCGGTGGAATACGAGTATCGCCAACCATGTTAGCAGTCGAAGCGCTCAACTTAATGCAATCTCGACACGTGACTTCGTTACTGGTCGCAAATGATAACAAATTAGTTGGTGTATTACATATGCATGACCTGCTACAAGCAGGTGTTGTATAA
- the kdsC gene encoding 3-deoxy-manno-octulosonate-8-phosphatase KdsC, whose protein sequence is MTSTFLETCYGPVADTVLIKAEKIKLLICDVDGVMSDGLVYMGNNGEELKAFNVRDGYGIRCLLTSGIEVAIITGRKAKLLEDRAQTLGITYLYQGQSDKLLAYHELLDTLQLSDEEIAYIGDDLIDWPVMAKVGLSVAVADAHPLLLPKADYVTRIGGGKGAVRELCDLILLSQDKLEEAKGLSI, encoded by the coding sequence ATGACGTCTACCTTTTTGGAAACCTGCTATGGCCCTGTCGCCGATACTGTTTTAATCAAAGCAGAAAAAATCAAATTACTGATCTGCGATGTTGATGGTGTCATGTCCGATGGTTTGGTCTATATGGGAAATAATGGCGAAGAACTCAAAGCCTTTAATGTCCGTGACGGCTATGGAATACGTTGCTTATTAACGTCCGGTATTGAAGTCGCCATCATTACAGGAAGAAAAGCGAAGCTTCTTGAAGATAGAGCCCAAACATTAGGGATTACATATCTTTACCAAGGGCAAAGCGATAAGCTTTTGGCGTATCACGAACTGTTAGATACACTACAATTATCAGATGAAGAAATAGCTTATATTGGGGACGACCTGATTGACTGGCCTGTTATGGCCAAAGTCGGCTTATCCGTCGCCGTTGCTGATGCCCACCCTTTGCTATTACCGAAAGCGGATTATGTGACCCGTATTGGCGGCGGAAAAGGGGCAGTCCGCGAACTTTGTGACCTTATTTTGCTTTCTCAAGACAAACTAGAAGAAGCAAAAGGTTTATCAATATAA
- the lptC gene encoding LPS export ABC transporter periplasmic protein LptC: MSNAKKWLIIILSLVVLGLIGWNLAGNDSDSAEDKVINDGQPNYQTDDSVTFVYNPTGNLAYKLVSDKIDNYTEGKITWFSKPVLTTYNEAGEPTWTVKAFKARLTNDRILYLYSDVQVDSLTKDSQIQRITTESAVVNLTTQDVSSDDKVTIIGQGLNSTGMKMKGNLRTRTAELIEDVKTHYVLQPEEH, encoded by the coding sequence ATGAGCAATGCGAAGAAGTGGTTAATCATTATTTTATCCTTAGTGGTATTAGGGCTTATCGGTTGGAATTTAGCAGGTAATGATTCCGACAGCGCAGAGGATAAAGTAATTAATGATGGGCAACCTAATTATCAAACTGATGATTCAGTGACTTTTGTCTATAATCCAACGGGTAATTTAGCGTATAAACTCGTTTCAGATAAAATAGATAACTACACTGAAGGGAAAATCACGTGGTTTTCGAAACCGGTTCTTACCACTTATAACGAAGCAGGTGAACCTACCTGGACGGTTAAGGCTTTCAAAGCAAGGTTAACGAACGATAGAATTCTCTATTTATACAGCGATGTTCAAGTTGATAGTTTAACTAAAGACTCGCAGATCCAACGAATTACAACTGAGAGTGCAGTTGTCAATTTGACAACACAAGACGTTTCATCTGATGATAAAGTGACCATTATTGGACAAGGTCTCAATTCTACTGGTATGAAAATGAAGGGAAACCTTCGTACAAGAACGGCTGAATTAATCGAAGATGTAAAAACTCATTATGTGTTACAACCAGAAGAGCATTAA
- the lptA gene encoding lipopolysaccharide ABC transporter substrate-binding protein LptA, whose amino-acid sequence MNQVTKKRFIQGAVASAIFALSLPAMALKSDTQQPMTINSVKQSLDLEKNVTTFTDDVVIKQGSIDIRANKVVVTRPSSDSDKIVIEAFGTPVTFYQLQDDGKPIKGHASKARYEVDKQLVTLTGNAYLEQLDSNIQGDKITYIVPTQQMEAFSDKGKRVTTVILPAQLQEKGPAANKNSSASKSK is encoded by the coding sequence ATGAATCAAGTAACTAAGAAACGTTTTATTCAAGGAGCTGTTGCCAGTGCAATTTTTGCTCTTAGCCTACCTGCGATGGCATTAAAAAGTGATACGCAGCAGCCAATGACGATTAATTCGGTCAAACAATCTCTTGATTTAGAAAAAAACGTCACCACCTTTACTGATGATGTTGTTATAAAACAAGGTTCTATTGATATCAGAGCCAATAAAGTGGTTGTAACACGTCCAAGTAGTGACTCGGATAAAATTGTGATTGAGGCCTTTGGTACCCCAGTTACTTTTTACCAATTACAGGATGATGGCAAGCCAATTAAAGGCCATGCCAGCAAAGCCCGTTATGAGGTCGATAAACAGCTCGTCACCTTAACAGGCAATGCCTATCTTGAGCAATTAGACAGCAATATTCAGGGTGACAAAATTACCTATATTGTGCCAACGCAACAAATGGAAGCATTTAGTGATAAAGGCAAACGCGTCACTACCGTAATACTGCCAGCGCAATTGCAAGAAAAAGG